A region of the Planctomycetia bacterium genome:
CCTGGGCGCCATGCTGATCCTGCTGGTGTTGTTGGACGGCTTCGAAAGCACCGTGCTGCCGCGACGGATCACGCGCCGCTGGCGACCCACGCGACTGTATTTTCAATCGACCTGGCGCCTCTGGCGGCGCGCAGCGGCGCTGCTTCCGGCCGGACGTTATCGCGAGAATGCGCTGGGCGTCTTCGGTCCGCTGGCTCTGCTGGGCCTGTTCGGCGTTTGGATTTTCACGCTGATCCTGGGCTTCGCGTCGATTCACCGAGGCCTGGCGACGCTCTCGGCGGGGAGCGACTTCCGCGACTACCTTTACATGAGCGGCGAAACCATCTTCACGCTCGGCTATGGCGATGTGACGCCCGATTCGTTTTCCGGTAAGTTCCTGGCGGTCATCGAAGCCGGCCTCGGTTTCGGTTTCATGGCCGTGATCATTGGCTACTTGCCTGTGCTCTATCAGTCGTTTTCGCGCCGCGAGCAGACGATCGCGCTCCTCGACGGGCGGGCAGGCTCTCCGCCGACCGCGGCGGAATTTGTGCGGCGCTTGGGCGTCAAAGGGGCGTGCGGCGAACTGGAACGCATTCTTCCGGAATGGGAACTTTGGTGCGCCGAGCTGCTGGAAAGCCATCTTTCGTTTCCCGTGTTGGGCTTCTATCGCTCGCAGCACGACAATCAGTCCTGGCTGGCGACTTTGGCGACGATTCTCGACGTCTCCGCGCTGCTGGTCATTACCGGCGGCGACGAGTATCGAAGGCGCGCCGAGCTCACCTTTGCGATGGCGCGCCATGCCAGCGTCGACCTTTGCCTGGTGCTCTGGCTGCCGCCGGGCAACGACCCAGCGGAGCGTTTGACCGCGACCGAAGCGCAACAACTCTTCGCGTTACGATCGCAGGGCGATCTCTCGCCCGAGCATCTCGAGCGATTGAACGAGCTGCGTGCGCTGTACGAGCCGTTTCTCCAAGCGCTGGCGGACTTCTTCCGTTTTCGCTTGCCCGGCTTTGTCCCGGATCGCGCTATGCCTGACAACTGGCAGACCAGCCCGTGGTCGCGGCGGGCGCCCGGCATCACGGACCTGGCAAACATCGGCGCCGACGAAGCCAGTCATTTCGGCTAGCTCCGCGTCTCAATGCGGCGCTTTCGCGAGCCTTTCCAACGGCCCAGTTGTTGGCACTCGGGACAGGTCGCCTCTACGGCGAAGTCGCCCGAATCGGTGGTCGCCGGCAACTCCCGCTCGGTCACTGTCCGAGCCAATGCATCGCCCAACAGAACTCCCCAGTCTACCGCGGCTTCCATCAAACAGGCCTCGCCATCTATACCGCCAGCGGCCCCAATTCTTCCTGAAGCTCGCGGGCAAACGCCTGCATGCGCGCCCGCATCGGATCGTTAATTCTCATCCCTGATCTCCTCACTTCGCCAGCTTCCTGCCGGCAAAAAAAACCCATCCAACCAAAATTCCCTCAACCAATCATGATCAATCCACTCCCACCCGAAAAGTACAGGATGCACCTCCGTTCCCGGGCGGTCAGGCATTACGACTTGCGGGCGAGGCGAACTCCCGTATACTACGCGTTTCGACCAAACGACCGATTTCGACTGACCAGGACGGCCCGAAGGGGTTTGAACAGCGATGGCTCGCCAATGTGATATCTGCGGACGGGGTCCCCAAACCGGCAACCAAGTGACGATTCGCGGTAAGGCGAAGTACTTGGGGGGCGTCGGTACCAAGGTCACCGGCATTAGCCGCCGCCAGTTCAAGCCGAACCTGCAACGGGTGAAAATCACTGTCGGCGGCGGGAATCGGACCGTGATCTGCTGCACGCGTTGCCTGCGCAGCGGGACCGTACGGAAGGCCGTCAAAGCGGCTCCGTTCCGGCTGCCGGGCGAGGCTGGCGGCGCGAAGGTCGCGGCCGCGGCCAAGTAGCGCGAACCGACTCGCCGGACGGCATGTCTTTCTTGGTTAAGTGCTCCACCGGTCGCTTATGGGTCTCACGCGCCAAGATGTCGAAAAAGTCGCCCTATTAGCGCGGCTGCGCCTGTCTGCGGAAGAATTAGACGCCCTGACGGAGCAGCTTTCCAAGGTCGTCGGCTATGTCGAGCAACTTGGCGAGTTGGACACCGAGGGGGTCGCCCCGATGGCCCACGCGGTGGAAGTGACGAACGTCTTTCGCGATGACGCCGTTCAACCGTCGCTGGCGCGCGAACAGGCTTTGGCTTCGGCCCCGCATCATGACGGCGCGTGTTTTCTCGTCCCCGCAGTGCTAGGGGATTGAGCCGGTGTCGCTGACGGAATTATCCGCCGCCGAACTGCTCCAGCAACTCAGGAGCGGCGAAGTCTCCGCGACCGACGCCGCCCAAGCCTGCCTCGCGCGCATTGACCAGGTGAACGAGCGCGTCAACGCGATGATCCGCGTGGATCACGCCAAAGTGCTGGCGGACGCGGGTAAGGTCGACGAAAAGCGCGCCGCGGGAAAATCGATCGGCGCCTTGGCCGGCCTGCCGGTTGTGGTCAAGGATTTGCTCTGCACCCAGGGTGAGCCCACCACCTGCGGGTCGCGGATGTTGCGGAATTTTTCGCCTCCTTACGACGCGACGGCCGTCGCCAAACTCCGTGCGGCCGACGGCGTGATTCTTGGCAAGGCAAACCTCGACGAATTCGCGATGGGCGGTTCGACCGAGTCGTCGATTTTTGGGCCCACGCGCAATCCTTGGGACACAACCCGTGTCGCCGGCGGAAGCAGCGGCGGTTCGGCGGCAGCTATCGCGGCCTCGCTGGCGCCGCTGGCAATCGGCACCGACACCGGCGGTTCCATTCGGCAACCCGCGGGATTGTGCGGCATCACGGGACTCAAACCAACTTACGGGCGCATCAGCCGCTATGGGCTGATCGCCTTCGCCAGCAGCCTCGACCAGATCGGTCCGATGGCGCATTCGGCGGAAGATTGCGCGCTGTTGCTGGAGGTGCTCGCCGGACACGATCCGCGCGACGCCACGAGCGTCGATCGGCCGGTGCCTAAGTATCGGGAATTGTTGAACACTTCGCTCAAAGGGTTGAAGCTCGGCGTCGTCAAGGAACACTTCGGCGAAGGCTTGAACGAGGAAGTCGCCGCCGCGGTCGAGCAGGCCATCGACGCGTATCGCTCGCTTGGCGCGGAGATTCGCGATGTCGCATTGCCGCACGGGAAGTATGGCGTGGCGACGTACTATGTCATCGCCCCCAGCGAGGCTTCCAGCAATCTCGCCCGCTACGATGGCGTTCACTACGGCTATCGCGCCGATGAGGGACAACTACTAGCGGAACTCGACGCGGAGCGCAAGCAACTCCTCGCCGCCGGTAACAAGCGCGCGGCGGAGCATCTTGATACCGCGCTCGTGCGAATGTATCGGAAATCGCGCAGCGAAGGTTTCGGACCCGAAGTCAAACGGCGGATCATGCTCGGCACGTACGCGTTGAGCGCCGGGTACTACGACGCTTACTACGTGAAGGCGCTCAAAGTCCGGCGATTGATCCGCCAGGATTTCGATCGCGCCTTTGAGCAAGTCGACCTGATCGTCGGCCCGGTTACGCCGTCGACCGCCTTTAAGATCGGCGAGAAGACGAACGATCCGCTCGCCATGTACCGCGAGGATTTGTACACGGTCACGGCCAACCTGGCAGGCATCGCCGGCATCGCCTTCCCATGCGGGCAGAGTAAGTCAGGGCTACCGATCGGCGTGCAGTTGCAATCGCCGCCATTTCAGGAAGAAACGCTGCTGCGGGCAGCGCATCAATTCCAGCAGGCGACAGACTGGCACCAGCGGCGACCGAAGCTTTAGGAGTGACAAAACCTTTTCGTTCCGAATTCATCCTTCATCATTCTGCATTCATCATTTCCCTTGTCCCCCTACACCGTCATCATCGGCCTTGAGGTTCACGTGCAGTTGGCCACGGAGAGTAAGCTCTTCTGTGGTTGCAGCACGGAGTTCGGCGCTGCGCCGAATACGCAGATCTGTCCGGTGTGCCTGGGCATGCCGGGGGCGTTGCCGGTGATGAATCGAAAGGCCTTTGAGTTATCGCTGCGCACGGCGGCGGCGATCAACTGTCAGCTCGCGCGGTTCACCAAGTGGGACCGCAAGCAGTACTACTATCCCGACTTACCGAAGGGTTATCAGATCAGTCAATTCGATCTGCCCTTCAGCCACGACGGCTGGCTGGAGATCAGCGATCCGAAAGGCAAGTTCGAGCCGAAACGCGTCGGCATCATCCGCGCGCATCTGGAAGAAGACGCCGGCAAGAGCATGCACGACGAACGGGCCGGCGTGGCGGATAGTCAGATCGATTTGAACCGCACGGGCACGCCGCTGCTGGAAATCGTCTCGCAGCCGGATATGCGTTCGCCAGCCGAAGCGAAAGCGTTTCTGTCGGAGTTGAAATTGCTGCTGACGTATCTGGGCGTCTCCGATTGCAACATGCAGGAAGGGAGCCTCCGCGTCGACGGCAACATCAACCTGCACATCGATACGCCGGACGGCAAAGTGGCGACGCCGATCGTCGAAATCAAGAACATGAACAGTTTTCGAGCCGTCGAACGGGCGTTGGCCTATGAGGCGGAACGCCTGTATGAGGTCTGGCAAGAGACGGGCCAGAAACTCGGCGACGTGCCGAAGCAAACTCGCGGCTGGGACGACGCCGCGAATGTCACGCGCGGACAGCGGCACAAAGAAGAATCGAGCGATTACCGCTATTTTCCGGACCCGGATTTGGCGCCCGTCACAGTGACGGATGCGCAAGTGGAGCAAGTGCTCGCCTCGTTGGGTGAACTACCGGCGACGCTAAGAACGCGGCTGGAAACCGAGTTCGGCCTCAGCCCCTACGACAGCGATGTGCTGGTGAACCAGGGGCGTGCGCTGGTCGATTATTTCCTGCACGTCGCGTCCGCCACCGGTGATGGCAAGTTGGCCAGCAATTGGCTGCAACAAGACGTGTTGCGCATGCTGAATGAACGGAATTGGGACATCGCGGCATTTCCGGTGACCGCGCCGGCGCTAGTGGTGTTGTTGAAAAAAGTGCAGGCTGGCGAATTGATCACAAGTCGCGCGCGTGAAGTGTTGCAGGCGATGATCGATACAGGACGCTCCGCCGACGAAGTGATGCGCGAAAAGGGGATCGAGCAGGTCGATGAATCGGAACTCGTCGCCCTCTGTCAGGAGTTGGTCGCGGCGAATCCCAAAGTGGCCGAGGATTTCAAGGCCGGCAAGATGCAAGCGATTGGTTCACTCGTAGGGCAGGCGAAGAAGAAGAACCCCAACGTCAATCCAGGCCGGGTGCGCGAGTTGCTGATTGAGGCGCTTGGCAAACTGTAGTCCGGCGTATAGCTGCGCGCCTGTGGGAGGCGTCTCCGACGCCGATTAAAACGACGTTCAGCACAAGCGGAGTGCACTGAAGCCCGCGCCCACTCCATCGGCGTCGGAGACGCCTCCCACAGGTTTACTGCTGGAACTCCGGCCTATTTGGCCTTCAGCGCCGCTTCCAGGCCTGGCACGTCACTCGCTCCGTCCGGAACGGTGATCGTGGCGCCGTCGAAGGCTTTGCCGATCGGCTCGTAGCGGCCGCCGAGGTGTTCCGCGAGGAAGGCTTCCGCCACGGCGTAGAAGGACATGCGGTTTTCCGGTCGGGCGAAGCCGTGCCCTTCGTCCGGATAGAGCACGTAGGTCACCGGAATCTGCTTCGACTTCATCGCGGCGACGATCTGGTCCGCTTCGGCTTGCTTGACGCGCGGGTCGTTGGCGCCTTGCGCGATGAGGAGCGGCTTGGCGATCTTCTCGACGAAGTTGAGGGGCGAGCGTTCCTCTAACAGCTTTTGCCCTGCCTCGGATTCGGGATCGCCCATCAGTTCATGCATGATCGGCATCATGGGCATCCAGTACTCGGGCACCGAAGCCAGCAGCGTTTTCAAATTCGAGGGGCCGACGATATCGACGCCGCAATTGAACACGTCCGGCGTGAATGTGAGGCCGACCAACGTGGCGTAGCCGCCGTAACTGCCGCCCATGATGGCGATCTTGTCAGGATCGGCGATCTTCTCCGTCTTCGCCCAATCCACGGCGTCAAGCAAATCGTCGTGCATCTTGGCCGCCCACTCCTTGGCGCTGGCGTTAATGAACTTCTTGCCGAAGCCGGTCGAGCCGCGGAAGTTTACGTTCAAGACCGCGTAGCCACGGTTGGCCCAGAGTTGCGCATCGGGGTTGAAGCCCCACTCGTCGCGCGCCCAGGGTCCGCCGTGCACGTCGAGGATCATCGGGACCGGCTTCGACGGTCGGCCATCGCCGTCTTCGTCCGAACCGGGCGGCAATGTTAGATAGCTGACCAGGTCGAGCCCGTCGCGCGCCTTGATCACCACGTCGTGCATGTGGACCAAGGGCAAGCCCTTCAGATCGTCGCGATTGGCAAACAAATAGTTCGCCTTCTTCGCCGCGCGATCGTAGTAGTAGTACAACACCGGACCGTTGTCGGTGAGATAGGCCACGGTCCAATGCTGGTCGTCGAGCGTGCGGCTAGTGATCTGGAACTCGCCTTCATGCACCGACTTCAAGTAGTCGAAGTCCGGTTGCACGCTGGGATCGAGAATCTTCCATTCCTCGCGCGCATAGGTGAAGGCGACCGCTTCAATGGTTTTTTCCGTGGGGTGCGAGATCACGCCGCTCAGATCGGCACGGGGATCTTCCGCCACGACGGTTTGCGCGCCGGTCGGGATGTCGATGGCGGTCAGCGCGCCGGTGTCGCGGTCGCGGCTCTCGATGAAGTACAGGATGTTGCCGGTCTTGTCGAAGCCGGCCGGGCTGGACGTCATCGCGTCCTGCATCGGGATCACGAGATAGTCGTCCCAGCCTTGCGCGTCGTTCGGCTTGAGCAGCTTCTTGCCTTGCGGGCTGTACTGCATGCCGAACCGCACGCGGTAGTCGTCGTCGATCACAAAGCCGGCCAAACCGGGATTCTCCTGGAGCAGGGTGCGCTCGCCGGTTTCGATGTTCACGCGGTAGACGTCGTGAAGCTCCTTGTTGCGATCATTGAGGCCGATCAGCACTTCATTCGGGAACTTTTCGCTGACGCCTTCGATTTGGGCGTTCACCTCC
Encoded here:
- a CDS encoding potassium channel family protein is translated as MLILLVLLDGFESTVLPRRITRRWRPTRLYFQSTWRLWRRAAALLPAGRYRENALGVFGPLALLGLFGVWIFTLILGFASIHRGLATLSAGSDFRDYLYMSGETIFTLGYGDVTPDSFSGKFLAVIEAGLGFGFMAVIIGYLPVLYQSFSRREQTIALLDGRAGSPPTAAEFVRRLGVKGACGELERILPEWELWCAELLESHLSFPVLGFYRSQHDNQSWLATLATILDVSALLVITGGDEYRRRAELTFAMARHASVDLCLVLWLPPGNDPAERLTATEAQQLFALRSQGDLSPEHLERLNELRALYEPFLQALADFFRFRLPGFVPDRAMPDNWQTSPWSRRAPGITDLANIGADEASHFG
- the rpmB gene encoding 50S ribosomal protein L28, which translates into the protein MARQCDICGRGPQTGNQVTIRGKAKYLGGVGTKVTGISRRQFKPNLQRVKITVGGGNRTVICCTRCLRSGTVRKAVKAAPFRLPGEAGGAKVAAAAK
- the gatC gene encoding Asp-tRNA(Asn)/Glu-tRNA(Gln) amidotransferase subunit GatC — encoded protein: MGLTRQDVEKVALLARLRLSAEELDALTEQLSKVVGYVEQLGELDTEGVAPMAHAVEVTNVFRDDAVQPSLAREQALASAPHHDGACFLVPAVLGD
- the gatA gene encoding Asp-tRNA(Asn)/Glu-tRNA(Gln) amidotransferase subunit GatA, with translation MSLTELSAAELLQQLRSGEVSATDAAQACLARIDQVNERVNAMIRVDHAKVLADAGKVDEKRAAGKSIGALAGLPVVVKDLLCTQGEPTTCGSRMLRNFSPPYDATAVAKLRAADGVILGKANLDEFAMGGSTESSIFGPTRNPWDTTRVAGGSSGGSAAAIAASLAPLAIGTDTGGSIRQPAGLCGITGLKPTYGRISRYGLIAFASSLDQIGPMAHSAEDCALLLEVLAGHDPRDATSVDRPVPKYRELLNTSLKGLKLGVVKEHFGEGLNEEVAAAVEQAIDAYRSLGAEIRDVALPHGKYGVATYYVIAPSEASSNLARYDGVHYGYRADEGQLLAELDAERKQLLAAGNKRAAEHLDTALVRMYRKSRSEGFGPEVKRRIMLGTYALSAGYYDAYYVKALKVRRLIRQDFDRAFEQVDLIVGPVTPSTAFKIGEKTNDPLAMYREDLYTVTANLAGIAGIAFPCGQSKSGLPIGVQLQSPPFQEETLLRAAHQFQQATDWHQRRPKL
- the gatB gene encoding Asp-tRNA(Asn)/Glu-tRNA(Gln) amidotransferase subunit GatB — protein: MILHSSFPLSPYTVIIGLEVHVQLATESKLFCGCSTEFGAAPNTQICPVCLGMPGALPVMNRKAFELSLRTAAAINCQLARFTKWDRKQYYYPDLPKGYQISQFDLPFSHDGWLEISDPKGKFEPKRVGIIRAHLEEDAGKSMHDERAGVADSQIDLNRTGTPLLEIVSQPDMRSPAEAKAFLSELKLLLTYLGVSDCNMQEGSLRVDGNINLHIDTPDGKVATPIVEIKNMNSFRAVERALAYEAERLYEVWQETGQKLGDVPKQTRGWDDAANVTRGQRHKEESSDYRYFPDPDLAPVTVTDAQVEQVLASLGELPATLRTRLETEFGLSPYDSDVLVNQGRALVDYFLHVASATGDGKLASNWLQQDVLRMLNERNWDIAAFPVTAPALVVLLKKVQAGELITSRAREVLQAMIDTGRSADEVMREKGIEQVDESELVALCQELVAANPKVAEDFKAGKMQAIGSLVGQAKKKNPNVNPGRVRELLIEALGKL
- a CDS encoding S9 family peptidase, which encodes MARPTWQWTLVIATCLLGLPSCGAPPATPAPEAKTVEVAEELPTPVPADAATAVPKPAAASSESNSTTTPVAPQPPMNDTMPGIPLIARETLFGNPQRAAARISPDGSKLSFLAPVNNVLNVWVGPISDPSAAKAVTNDTKRGIRGYFWSYTSKHLLYTQDQDGDENWHVYSVNLESGETKDLTPIEEVNAQIEGVSEKFPNEVLIGLNDRNKELHDVYRVNIETGERTLLQENPGLAGFVIDDDYRVRFGMQYSPQGKKLLKPNDAQGWDDYLVIPMQDAMTSSPAGFDKTGNILYFIESRDRDTGALTAIDIPTGAQTVVAEDPRADLSGVISHPTEKTIEAVAFTYAREEWKILDPSVQPDFDYLKSVHEGEFQITSRTLDDQHWTVAYLTDNGPVLYYYYDRAAKKANYLFANRDDLKGLPLVHMHDVVIKARDGLDLVSYLTLPPGSDEDGDGRPSKPVPMILDVHGGPWARDEWGFNPDAQLWANRGYAVLNVNFRGSTGFGKKFINASAKEWAAKMHDDLLDAVDWAKTEKIADPDKIAIMGGSYGGYATLVGLTFTPDVFNCGVDIVGPSNLKTLLASVPEYWMPMMPIMHELMGDPESEAGQKLLEERSPLNFVEKIAKPLLIAQGANDPRVKQAEADQIVAAMKSKQIPVTYVLYPDEGHGFARPENRMSFYAVAEAFLAEHLGGRYEPIGKAFDGATITVPDGASDVPGLEAALKAK